In a single window of the Equus quagga isolate Etosha38 chromosome 7, UCLA_HA_Equagga_1.0, whole genome shotgun sequence genome:
- the TECPR1 gene encoding tectonin beta-propeller repeat-containing protein 1 isoform X4: protein MPDSVLWAVDLFGRVYMLSTAGQYWELCKDTQLEFKRVSAATQCCWGIACDNQVYVYVCASDVPIRRREEAYENQRWNPVGGFCEKLLPSDRWPWSDVSGLQHRPLDGVALPSLHWEWESDWYVDENFGGEPTEKGGWTYAIDFPATYTRDKKWNSCVRRRRWIRYRRYKSRDSWAKIPSKDDPKQLPDPFNDISVGGWEITDEPVGRLSVWAVSLQGKVWYREDVSHPNPEGSSWSLMDTPAEAAQISCGPHDLLWVTLWEGQALVREGISRNNPKGSSWSVVEPPTSENGIMHVSVGVAVVWAITKDRKVWFRRGVNSHNPCGTSWIEMVGEMTMVNVGLNDQVWGISCDDRAMYFRQGVTPSELSGKTWKAIVAGRESDRSHSGSSLSLLSAGCFFGDEVRGSGESCAPSDTDASSDAERPGPDQPVPAESLDCPGDPKGSSASGPGTSRTTEHPVEVASPATQTPRPEPRPGPASTPAEVPWTNIDLKEPKKTPSHPVAGLPETTGLSSLEVLPLGLEEPYGADDHPLWAWVSGGGCAVEAHSVLKWFSVQLGLSPSVQTLSLSITPAQTAAWRKQIFQQLTERTKRELENFRHYEQAVEQSVWVKTGTLQWWCNWKPHKWVDVRVALEQFTGHDGARDSILFIYYVVHEEKKYIHVFLNEVTALVPVLNEAKHSFALYTPERTRQRWPVRLAAATEQDMNDWLALLSLSCCESRKVHGRPSPQAIWSITCKGDIFVSEPSPDLEDPAHPLPCDQMFWRQVGGHLRVVEANSRGVVWGIGYDHTAWVYTGGYGGGCFQGLASSSSNIYTQSDVKSVYIYENQRWNPVTGYTSRGLPTDRYMWSDATGLQECTKASTKPPSLQWSWVSDWSIDFSVPGGTDQEGWQYASDFPASYHGYKTMKDFVRRRCWARKCKLVTSGPWLEVAPIALGDVSIIPESPGASGNGHSVALWAVSDKGDVLCRLGVSELNPAGSSWLHVGTDQPFASISIGACYQVWAVARDGSAFYRGSVSPSQPAAQARPCHTCVVWGQRPATPASTL, encoded by the exons ATGCCTGACTCGGTGCTCTGGGCGGTGGATCTCTTCGGGAGGGTGTACATGCTCTCCACGGCTGGGCAGTACTGGGAACTGTGCAAGGACACCCAGCTGGAGTTCAAGCGGGTCAGCGCGGCCACTCAGTGCTGCTGGGGCATCGCGTGCGACAACCAGGTCTATGTGTACGTGTGCGCCAGCGACGTCCCCATCCGCCGCCGGGAGGAGGCCTATGAGAATCAG CGCTGGAACCCCGTGGGTGGCTTCTGTGAGAAGCTCCTGCCGAGTGACCGCTGGCCGTGGAGTGACGTGAGTGGGCTCCAGCACCGGCCGCTGGATGGGGTGGCGCTGCCCTCGCTGCACTGGGAGTGGGAGTCAGACTGGTACGTGGATGAGAATTTTGGAGGGGAACCCACCGAGAAAGGG GGGTGGACGTATGCCATCGACTTCCCTGCCACCTACACCAGGGACAAGAAGTGGAATTCTTGCGTGCGGAGGCGGCGGTGGATCCGGTACAGGAGATACAAGTCCCGCGACTCCTGGGCCAAG ATCCCTTCGAAGGATGACCCCAAGCAACTGCCCGACCCCTTCAATGACATCTCTGTGGGGGGATGGGAAATCACAGATGAGCCCGTGGGCCGCCTGTCTGTGTGGGCCGTGTCTCTGCAGGGAAAG GTGTGGTACAGAGAGGATGTCAGCCACCCCAACCCCGAGGGCTCATCCTGGTCCCTCATGGACACCCCAGCAGAGGCGGCCCAGATCAGCTGTGGGCCCCACGACCTCCTGTGGGTCACGCTCTGGGAGGGGCAAGCCTTGGTCCGGGAAGGAATCAGCAGGAACAATCCCAAAG GAAGTTCCTGGTCCGTGGTGGAGCCTCCCACATCTGAAAACGGGATCATGCACGTCTCGGTGGGAGTCGCTGTGGTCTGGGCCATCACCAAGGACCGGAAA GTGTGGTTCCGCAGAGGCGTCAATTCCCACAACCCCTGTGGCACCAGCTGGATCGAGATGGTTGGAGAGATGACGATGGTGAATGTGGGGCTGAACGACCAG GTCTGGGGCATCAGCTGTGACGACCGGGCCATGTACTTCCGTCAGGGCGTCACCCCGAGCGAGCTCAGTGGGAAGACATGGAAGGCCATCGTCGCCGGCCGAGAGAGTGACCGGTCGCACTCCGGCAGCTCCTTGAGTCTCCTCAG CGCTGGCTGCTTCTTTGGCGACGAGGTGAGGGGCAGTGGCGAGTCCTGTGCACCGAGCGACACGGACGCCTCCTCGGATGCTGAGAGACCGGGGCCTGACCAGCCAGTCCCTGCAGAGTCTCTGGACTGTCCCGGGGACCCCAAGGGCAGCTCGGCCTCCGGCCCAGGCACCAGCAGGACCACAGAGCATCCCGTGGAGGTCGCCAGCCCTGCCACTCAGACCCCCAGGCCTGAGCCTCGCCCTGGTCCGGCCTCCACCCCGGCTGAGGTGCCCTGGACCAATATCGACCTGAAGGAGCCTAAGAAAACGCCCAGCCACCCGGTTGCAGGCCTTCCCGAGACCACGGGGCTCTCTTCGCTGGAGGTCCTCCCCCTGGGCCTGGAGGAGCCCTATGGCGCCGACGACCACCCGCTCTGGGCCTGGGTGTCTGGAGGAGGCTGTGCCGTGGAGGCTCACTCTGTGCTGAAGTGGTTCTCTGTGCAGTTGG GCCTGTCGCCCTCGGTGCAGACACTTTCCCTGTCCATCACGCCGGCCCAGACGGCCGCCTGGAGGAAACAGATCTTCCAGCAGCTCACGGAAAGGACCAAGCGGGAGCTGGAGAACTTCCGACACTACGAGCAGGCCGTGGAGCAG TCGGTGTGGGTGAAGACAGGGACTCTGCAGTGGTGGTGCAACTGGAAGCCCCACAAGTGGGTGGACGTCCGCGTGGCCCTGGAGCAGTTCACGGGGCACGACGGGGCCCGGGACAGCATCCTCTTCATCTACTACGTGGTCCACGAGGAGAAGAAG TACATCCACGTGTTCCTCAACGAGGTGACAGCGCTGGTCCCCGTGCTCAATGAGGCCAAGCACTCCTTTGCCCTCTACACCCCCGAGAGGACCCGGCAGAGGTGGCCTGTGCGTCTGGCTGCCGCCACAGAGCAGGACATGAACGACTGG CTCGCCCTGCTCAGCCTGTCCTGCTGCGAGAGCCGGAAGGTGCACGGCCGCCCGTCCCCACAGGCCATCTGGTCCATCACCTGCAAGGGAGACATCTTTGTGAGTGAGCCCAGCCCAGACCTGGAGGACCCCGCGCACCCGCTGCCCTGCGACCAGAT GTTCTGGAGGCAGGTGGGAGGCCACCTGCGGGTGGTGGAGGCCAACAGCCGGGGCGTGGTGTGGGGCATCGGCTACGATCACACGGCCTGGGTGTACACGGGCGGCTACGGCGGAGGCTGCTTTCAAG GCCTGGCCAGCAGCTCCAGTAACATCTACACCCAGTCGGACGTCAAGAGCGTCTATATCTACGAGAACCAGCGTTGGAACCCCGTCACAGGCTACACCAGCAG GGGTCTGCCCACCGACCGGTACATGTGGAGCGACGCCACGGGGCTGCAGGAGTGCACCAAAGCCAGCACGAAGCCCCCGTCCCTGCAGTGGAGCTGG gtttCTGACTGGTCCATCGACTTCAGCGTTCCTGGGGGCACTGACCAGGAAGGGTGGCAGTACGCCAGTGACTTCCCTGC CTCATACCACGGGTACAAAACCATGAAGGATTTTGTCAGGAGAAGGTGCTGGGCCAG GAAATGCAAGCTGGTGACCAGTGGACCCTGGCTGGAGGTGGCCCCCATTGCCCTCGGGGACGTGTCCATCATCCCCGAGAGCCCGGGCGCCAGTGGGAACGGGCACAGCGTCGCGCTCTGGGCCGTCAGTGACAAAGGGGACGTGCTGTGCCGCCTGGGTGTGTCCGAGCTCAACCCCGCG GGCTCCTCCTGGCTGCACGTGGGCACCGACCAGCCCTTCGCCTCCATTTCCATCGGGGCCTGCTACCAGGTGTGGGCCGTGGCGAGGGACGGCTCTGCCTTCTACCGGGGCTCGGTGTCCCCCTCCCAGCCGGCCG CTCAGGCCAGGCCCTGTCACACGTGTGTGGTCTGGGGACAGAGGCCGGCCACCCCCGCCTCAACCCTGTGA